TTTCTGTCAAAATTAAACATATTCTAATGGCCTCAACTCATTAGGTGAGAAGCAAGATCGGATGAGCAGGTAGATAGCTCATGTCAGTCAACGTCTATATCAAAAGTTGGGATCGACGCCGACATCGAAACCACTCAGACATTCAAATGGGCCATTGGATTAATCGCTTGAGGGAAGGGGGGTCTGAGTTGGATATTCACAAGCTACTTAACGAGTTTATGATGGGTCATGATTGACAATTTCTTAATGATGGACTGGAAGGTTTTGGGGTTTTGATTTCTAATGTCTTTAACTTTCATGTAACTGGTTCTtttaaattacaaaatctttATACTATTTGTATCTAATCTGCTTCTGCCAGATTAAGAAGTCGGTATTCAAAGAAAGCCGCTCCAGCTATTCAGTGTGGTGTGGTATAGATCGGGCGAGCCAGGATCTATCACGATGACTTATAGATGAGGCTAGAGCAGAGAGCTGGCAAGTAGCCCAAAATATTTAAACCGATAACTTTCCCCCCTTAACAAAATTGCAGAATATGCAGCAAATTTACTCATTTCTTTCTACTTTCCAGCTATTTCTCACCTGTGGCCGAGTAAAAAGGCTCTCATCGAGATTAAAAGCCAAAGATTCTGCCTCGAAGATTACCTTGCGAGCAACACAGCCATGTCTCGACGAAATCTCGGTCAATCATCTTACGACAGCTGGGGATACGAATCAGCCTCACACCACACATACAGCACTTGCGGCAGTGCATACAGCGATGAACAACACCCCAATTTCTCCAACGTTCCAAGGGCCTGCTTCGACACCGGTGTGCACGGCAACGTCGTATTGAGAGACTTTCCCAGCAGCTTTCCGGATCCTATCGAATTAGACTATGCCGACTCAAATTGGGGCATTGCTCAAAATTTGTGAGTGACCACTCCCTGCATGACGAGCCTTGTTGTGCTGACAGGGCATTTTCGCTAGTCCCAATGAGGAATCGTTCCATCATGCCCCAAAcctcccctcttcctcaGCCGATTGCGATTTTTCCTTCCCTGATTTCACATGCGATCCCAAAATTGAAAGTCCATTCATCCCAACGATTTACGATTTTCAGGCACCTgggtattttgatattcacgATTTTTGTCTCGCTGGCGACAACTCTTCAACACCAGTCCCTTATTCTGAACAATTTGGATTTTACGGCCCGACGTCAACTTACAAAAAGCTGCCAACTATCTCGACAGGAGCTGGCCCGTCTGTTCAAAACTGCGAGTATGCTGATCTTTTGGAGTCCACTTTCTGCGGACCGGCTCAGTGTCAGTGGCACGGATGTACATCCAGGGCAACATTTACCACccaaaaagctttcaagaagcatttgaagaatataCATCTAAAGCCCTTAGTCTGTGACTTTGGGGGCTGCGGCTATCAGAAACCATTTAGAAATAAGTATGACTTGGAACGGCACCGCCAAACTGCACACGTTCGTACACGTAACCACGAGTGTCCGTTTGTGCAATGTGAAAACATAGGGTTCGCCCGCAAAGACAAACTGTGGGTTCATATCCGAGAATGTCATGATAAACCATCTACCGTCAGTATGTGTCCTGTGATTCATTGCGGGAAAGAAGTTGAGGCGCCTGTCTCCGAGCACATGCAGAAAGAACACGGAAGTTTGGAATGCGGGTTGACCGCATGTGGAAAGAAGCAAAGTCGCTTCACGGATGTTCAACTCGAAAGTCATTTGAAAAGTGCCCATGGATTGGATTCTGGGGAAGCTTCGAAAGCTGTTGGTGCGGCCAAGAAAACTTCGGATAAAACCTTGCGAAGAGGGGAGCTCTGCACAAAATCAGAGATAAGAGAATGTACCACTTGTAATCCCTGAATATTTGTTCGAGTGGATCTATTTCATCCGGTACATGGAGATACGTTCGGGGGTAGTGCACTTTAAACGCAGGAGACGAGTTTTTCATGGACAAGAATGTGTTTATTTCATGCATCAATTACCGTGGTTTCTTGTATCTAGTCACTTTCTTATGTCATAGACGATGAATCCGCAAGGAGCTATAGACAGTGGTAGTTTTATAATTCCGCTTATATTGACAGCTTATCACATCTCATGTTTCCCAAAACTTCCCCCGTAAAAGGACCCCAAATATTGGACAAATTAGCACCGTCGTCTAGAGACTTTTACCaattttcttgaaaactTATATCTTGTATGTTTCACGTTAGGTCCAAGGATACTGAGACAAAGTAGAAGAGTTAAATATGGGACATTTGTTGAATTTGTCAACGTGGCTGCACATGGTCGTATCTCTTTTGTGTTTTACATGtcttatatgtatatgtCAGGATTACACATGGTAGATTGGCACTAAAATTTTTTGCATTAAATTACTAATATGATTGATTTCTATGTTTGTGTTTGCTATGTCAAACACCTATCCCAGTCAGACAAATACTGAATCTGAAGATACCAGAAgagcttttgatattatgAAGACGCTTGCAACCTCCCTGCAACAGGttttttggtggtggatCTAGATTCACTAGTCGTTCTCTTAGTCGAAGGTTTCTTTTCTAAAGACTTGCTAATATCGTTTCGCTTCTGAGATACGACCTTGGGGTCAGTCTTGGCGGAATTTTTGTCGCTAGGGTCATTCCGCTTGCCAGGTGTAACATCAGAGCTCCTCTGGCTAGGAATTTTGTCCCTGGAACCACCCTGCTTGGGAGGTCTGATCTTGGAATCTCCCTGGCTGGGAATTCCTTCCACGAAACTACGCTGACTAGGAAGTTTTTCTCTAGAGCTATCTTGGCTGGGAGGTTCGATCTCATGGCGCCTCCTTTCGGACTGTTTATTATCGAGATCTCTACTCCTCGGCTTTTTTGGGGGCGCTTTTGGTGCACTTTCAGGCTCATTTACAGGTGCAGAAGCCTTTATtgttggctttggctttctcttcttgagaTCATATGCCCAAACGAACTCGTCATCCTTATTTAACACAGGTTCGCCACTCTTCAGACAACATAACATATGATCCTTTCCCTTGGAATCATAGAGCCATCCTTCAGCAGGGTCTACTATCATATCAGTTGAAGATGGAAGCTTGAAATCCAGTTCCAAGCCTCTAATCTCGTGAGCAAGCCTAAAAATATTGTCTCTGAGCCCCTGTTCTGCAAACCTTTTTATCCAATCATCGTAGCCTTTGTAACCCTTTCTATTGATGCAAATATTTGagcaaatttcaaaaattttcaatattgcCGATACCTTATAGTCAGTACTGTACAGTACCCCTAGAGtttttttgatcttgatttcGTTGAGTCGTACACAGATGGGGCGATGAGTCATGTCGGCGTAGTAACTAATGTTATCTGGATCTTTAGATCTAATCACAGAAGccttcttccctctctcttgAACCTTTCGTTCTTTTAAGCATTCATAAAACCATACGTAATCCACAGCTTCGGTGCACATAGTGACTTTTCTCGTCACAGGATCCTTAACCTTTTCAGCGCTGTGGACGAGCTTAAATGCGAAAGGTGCGGATATTTCCACCAGTTTGTCGTCCTCTGTCAACACGCGTTTCGTGGCATGTTCCCCAagatcaagaacaagaacttTTGAAGTCTGTATAATCGTGGAAGCCATATTGTATCAATCAAGATGTGTATAAATGGTAATTAAGTTGTAGTTGAGTACATACAGTCATTGGCGTGTTGATTCTAGTCCCGCACCAATTGAAAGAGTATACGGGATacttaaatatatattctcgCCCCCTTTCTTCCAATCTAAATGTTGCAAAAAGAGTCTCACTTATAACACAAACAAGGTCAACAGTGCGGAATTTTCCCAATTTTTCAGTCTTGCGAGGTCATTCATGAGGGCCATGGGAAAATGCTTCTTTGTCATACCATAAAATTGGAACCAAAAATACGGAAAGAAAGCggctttgaagaaatttctGACCTATCCTAAGCCTCCAAAGAAGATCTTTTGTAAcgttttataaaatttgtgTGTTGGGTCCAAATTGAGCAAGCATCAGGCGCTTGCCAGCGAAAATTGAACCGACTTTAGGGCCATTCAGTGAAGATCTAGATCAACGGGGAGGCGCAGTAAGTTCTGAAACAATGCAATGAAGAATAACGTAAATTAAAATGATGATAGCAGTGGTTTTTGCTTGTTGTGGTGGCCGCAGGTTATCACAAATAAGCGCCACAGCTCATCACGGTGTTGATACATGCCGTTCAACATGTCGCTAACGTGAACTGGACAGtgttcaaaacaaaaaatcaaatgggATAACGAAGAGGTTTCGATTTTCGCTAGTGTTAAATACACATCTACTTAGCACAGGGAGCTACATATCAATCCTGAAGTATCAGTGTCCGGAGGACTTCCTATCCTTGAGAATACACGCGAACCCATGAAGATGAGTATTACATGGACTACCTACAGCCATCATCTATGAAAACACTTCTATAGGGCATTCACTGGTGACGCGAACGCTATAGCAATAAAATTCGACTTGTCGGACACAAGCGATAGAAGCCTGACCAAGTCATTATTACACATGttcaatcttccaatcaCATCCCTccataaatatcaaaatccccCCCCCAGAAAAAAAGTGTTACAAAAACAACAGTCTGTTCAACACTTTAAAAACTTCTTTATTCATCATTACACCTTGGGCCTTAGAGGTCGACCGCGGAATATTTTACTCTTTATTCACCAGAACGGAAATCGCCGAACAACTGCATTGCGTTCAAGATGGATTGAGTGGCCGAAGCGTTCAAACCGACGATTTACATTTTCGTGGTAAAGGGTTAGAATTGTGGTATCTTctgtatcaaaatcaatgtTTAAACATCAAAGTCACTTTATTTTGCTCGATCACACAAAATCATCGATATTTCAGAGTTCGATGCCTGTTCCGCTATGGGAATCAGAAACTTGCCCAAATTGGTAAAGATTAAGCAGAGGCTAATGCTTTGACAGGTTCGGACTGTTGTGGGGATTATGTTGAAATTGTGCTGGATTGAGATATCTGAGGCCTTTAAGAATGTTGTTTATTCTACCATATGATATTTCTTAGGAACTTTATTGGTCcttatatatagatttacATATAAATAACCAATATAATTGCCCCGTGTACTCTACAACAGCCAAATCTCATAGAAGCAAAGCAGCTCAACCACCCATCACATCTTTTCATCAACCTCCACACCCGATGGTAAACACACATCCCCAGCATTCAACATCATCGAAGCATACATAAACGCAGCAGACTGTTGAATGGCCCCAAGAATCCCCGCCTGTCCCAATACCGCCTCGGCAGCTTTGAATAATGGCATATCCAACGGACCTCTAGTCTGAGCTAGTTTTACAGCGACGCCATAGACAGCTTCTTGACGAGGTGTCACGCTTGCCGGACAATCTCCCGCTAGCATGGCTGCAACTTGCGAAGCTGTTAGACCTGCTTTCTCAGCCAAGATCTTGTGCGCATAAATTccatatttggatttggtggttgaTAAAACGCCGAGAACGGCACATTCAGCCTCGCTTGGGACTAGCAGGCCAGCGACAGCTAGTTGCAGATTCACCCAAGGCTGTGCAACCGTGGGCGTGTAactgatttcaatattaatgtGGGTATTGAATTAGAGCATTTTAGGATAATACTAACAGCAACATGTTGAAGGGTCCTTGAAGTGATCCATCTGCCTCTTCCGTGACAATactatttttatatacagCCTTTGTTATATTTGCTAGATAATTGTATTGAACAATTTGAGCCGCGTCAAGATTATCACTTGATGGTGTGAGAGGTGGAAATCTGGCGGCTCCCGtacaagatgaagatgacatATCGTAGGATCAAGACGAGGCGAATTGAGGTATTTTTACAGACACGCCAAGAACTGAGGATATGCAAAGTGTCAAACTGGGAGCGGTGCTCACATATTTAACTAGAACGAGCCATTTTGTAGAAAGATGGGGGTTATATAGACTAAGATTAAAAGAGAGAAATCTGACATGTACCTAAGAATTAAGTAAAGCATGAAGGTCACATATGCATGCaaatagatgaataaattgaagaatttgcaTTGTGATTCGGTGGTCAAATAGAATCACCCCTGTTGAATATGTACGGTCGCGGTGCAGAATCACTAgcaaatcttttgaaagcTCCACATTTGATATGGGGATACTTTCGTGATACACTGTACCAGCATATCATGAACTCTTTAGATCTACAAATGAGCCCAGGGGTTGTTAGCTAAGCTAATAACGATTTTGTCAAGTCGACCTCGGCTAGCATGAGATACATATTGTACCAAATGCTAGAGAAACATAATTGCATTATATACAGTGATTAAAAGAGAATCGAATCTTTCTGGCATTCCATGCATGATTATTCTCATATTTTTCAGGGTAGCTCGCTTCAACCCAGGGGGGAAACATATCACTGATAGCTAATCGTACTGCCCCCGAGGcttaaaataaacaaaaattgCAAAGGGTATCAAACTTTTccttcaaaacaaaacactTAAAATTATCAGATCCCATATATTTTCAAGAGCATTTTTTCCTCCTGAATCATGTATAGCATCCCCACTTAGATATATGCAATAACAAAGTATCACATGTTGTGTATAGTGCAGCCAATACAAGCGCAGTCATCGCCACATGGACAACTGTCCTTCTCGCCAGGGCATGGAATGTCTGGCACGCGATGGATAGTGCACCCTAAACATTGGCAATCATCACCGCAGGGGCAGCTTTGAGTTTCTCCTCCACAGCCATCTTCTGCGCTGAAGGGATAATTtacgaaaaagaaatccgATGCTGAAAGGCTCTGTTCTTCTGCAGCTCCGGAATTAGTACTAGATGGGGTAGCAGGAGGTGGAGAAGTAGGGCTCTCTTTAATAATCTCTTGTGTCTGGATGGAAGTAGGTGCAATGTTCCCATTCGAGTTGATGCGCCCATGCGCGTGACCGTTGTTGTACAAGTCCGGTTCGACCCGCATCGATTCCCAGGCCGAAAGGACATATTGTCTTGTCGCATCGTTATATGGATGAGCTGCACAACCAACACATTGACAGCCATCACCACAGCCACAAGTATGAACGGTTTCGGGGTTTTGAGCTATCTGGTTTGGATCAAATGTCAAAGGTGCGTTAGGAATAGATGGTTGTCCTTGAACATGAACGTAACTCATATCGTGGACACCTTGGCGCCACGCAGATGGCTGTAGTGGATTTTGATAAGAACCATATGTAGCAGGATATGTGAAGACGGTAGGTGGATACTGTGAATATATGGCATTATTCATCGGAAATCCGTTTTGTGGTATTTGCGGGTTCATCATGGGAGTATTTGTTTGGGAGTTTTGAGTCGATGAAGGGTTCTTCTTTGAAGAACAACAacttttgggtttgggtgtGGCTTGCGGAGGTTCTGACATCGTACTGGCATTCGAAGAAGTGTGACTGTGAGTGGTTTTTTGGGGCGCACAGCATGAACCACCACTCGTAGCAAGATTATCGATATGAGGTGGAGTTTCTGGAGTAGATGGCGCACAACAAGACCCACCGTTCATTTTAGGAGTAATTTGACCATTCTTCACTTCAGTTGGTGTTTCTAGGGGATCTTCCACAACTTGATCTAAACTGCTGAGCCCATTTGTGAATCCATTTGTTCGTATATCTAATATTGGCCCTCCTAAGCCATGCATAGGCGGAGGTAGTTGGGCAGGGACGGCGCCGTATTGTTGTTGCATAATGAGATATTGTGGTGGACCATATCCATAGGGTTGAGGAGCAGTCGACATATGATATGCATTTGGGGGAATGATTGGCATTTTTTGGGTATGTTGATCGAAAGGAACTATATTGACTTGGTTTAAATCCATCCGTTCCAAATTCCCAGGATCAAATGATTGCTTCCTACTCGACTGTGGCCTTGATGCTGTTTTCTGTATTTTGAATGTGAGTTGCGTCGGGGAAGTAGGATCGGGTATGGAGTTGACTCGTTGTATAGGAGCCGGAGGAGTCGAGACAGGTGTGTCGGTACCACAGTGGCATGCTTGTTTCCTTGGAATGGCAGCAGTAACACTCCCACAGTTACATGGTTGGTCTTTTGAGTGAGGGCATGCACTGAGTGGTCTTCCGGGCTTCCTCACCGGTACCATCAGTCTCTCATTCGCATGTGTACATTTTGTTGATCGATGGCCTCGAATACATGGCTCACTATGGTGGTTTTATGTTAGCATATTGAAGACAATTGGTGGATAGGTCGAGTATCTATAAGtgggtgtgtgtgtatgtatatatatatgtctTTGGCTTGTGAACCACTTCATATGCATACATTGATGAACACGCCAAGGACGGATGGGTCTCAACATACCAGGCCATTTTCAATCCATTGATTAACGGCATCTTTGGGACAATCGAAAATCTCTTGGAGTAGATCCAAAACCAAGTCGGCTGACCCGAATGGATAGACTGGAGGTGCAGATAAATTCTTTCAGACAACCTTATCTCGATGTTGTTTGTGTTCCGGAAATCACTATCTGCATGCGCAACGACCGCACGGAGGGGAAATCGGAAAGATGATCAGCGTCTGACTTGTGCGACTGATGTGGAATGGTTCCTGCGTGTTTCCGGAGAATCTTGAGTCCCCAACGTGTGGTTGGCAGAGGGGGGGGAGGTTTCAAGACGCAGTGAATTGTGATGAATCGATATCATGAGAAAAAGTGGGAGAGGCACTAGTAGGTCGTATCAGGCCAGTGAAGAAAAGCTGAATTGAGCTTGAATTATTTTACTTCGGGTGTGACAAGGTAATgaggtgatgggtgatgggtgatggggtGGATAGAATATTTCTGGGCCAAAGTAGGGAGGAGAAGTGTTTGAAGCGATCCGAGCTGATGGTAGAACGGGTAAGGTCAACAAGACACGACAGGACTGGACAGGTCAGGACAGGATAGGACAAGGTAAGATGTTAGTAACAATGAAGCCttgtttgttcttttttgCCCGGTTTTTATTGAGAATTGTtaattgttgattgatttttctcGAATTTGTTTGTTCTATTCGTAAGGTTTGCAAGGACAGCAAGGACAGCAAGGacaggaggaggatgaaCTTGGACGGCTCGAATAACAATGTTTCCcaaagaagattgaatgGGAGGAGATTGAGTTACTCATGATATCGTAAGATCTCAAAGTGGTAGGTAGTAGATTTCGCGTTGACGGGGGTCATATAGTATAAAGTAGTATTCTCGGTATGTAGCGCGTACGTAGTGGGGTGAGAGTGAGGGTgagagagagtgagagtgtgcgtgtgtgtgcgtgtgcgtgtgcgAGAgtcaatatgaatatggaaTTGCTGACTGCCCTTGACTTGAGAAGAGAGTGAAGAGAAGTTTGGAAGAACCTTGCAGCTGGGTGAGCAAGTTTTGATTGGTGGCATTTGATCCCCGTGCGtcgaatcttgaatcttttggGTTGACATCGAGACATCTACAACATCAATACGAGAGATACCAATGGACCGCGTCTTGGAATCGATCTTCACTCCATAGTATGGGTAAGTCGAAACAATGGAGTCGGTTTGAAAACTGGGAAGGCTGCGCTAGTACTCGGAACAGAAGTgtgatatcaagaagatatcaagatgatatcaagatgATATCTAGCATTCATGATTTATATATCGGTCGATCTGGCTTCCCCTTACCAGATGATGAATGTCCAATCGACTTGTAAGCTCTCGTATctgggggcaagcccccaaacccccacagctcgctgcgctcgaagaTGTTTTCTATACAATACGCATCTACGAGGAGCACGCAGACAGTGATTTCAAATGGTCGAACAGTCTcatagtctgcctccacggcagtggctcccggagggccagcggagcgtcatttgTTTCAGTGATGAAAGTATATCTACTGAGTTTCTGCTGTCAACGTTTCTATTACTCTCATCTCGACACGCAAAGTCTCTACCAAGTACCCTCGCCTTGGGTAGCATTCTGTACTTGAGaaattccatccatcaagGTCATGTAGATCAACTACTCGAAATGGCGAACTGGACCATACACTATGGGCAAGCCATCTCGGCCATCACCCGTGCCCGCATTAAAGTTAGATCTAATTCAAACCTTCAAGGgaccatttccattcctcatGCAAGCcacatcctcctccttcacTCCATGCAAAGAGACAACATCTGGTTCGCTTATCTTATCGGACAGTGCGGTGCATCTAGCTATCTACTGGCTGCTTCGACAGGAGGCGGAGTGGCTGAGTGGCTGAGTGGCTGGGGATGAATAAATGTCACACGTTTGCATAAATCCACGGGCCAAATCCGCATAACAGTTACATTAATGGTGGGGTAATgcgaaaatcaaaatatattttgcAATGCTCTCTGGGTATTATACATTCCGAAACATcaggagagagagagaaacatTCAGAAACAACGCGACGACGAGACGGCGAGACAGCTTCAACTCAattctctcctttccccaAAATCACGCTTTCATAACAAGGTAAGCAAGCAGACTTGACTAAGTATACATTGGGGTTGTGGAGCGAgtcttcatctccatctccatctctatctctatctcatccattccttcattcattcattcaagtATCGTGTTTCACTAAGAAACACGTTGGGAAGTTGGGTCGGAATAAGTCTATTCAGTCTGATATTGTCAAACTGTAGAGATTTCACACAAGTCCTCTGACAAATCTTTCATCTCAAgcacttcttcttttcgtCATTCTCTCAACGTTCCCATTTCGTAACTAACACATTGACCTCGTTTCGTCTAAGAAGATTCCACAagcatcatatcatacacGTGATTACTTACTCCATTCAATaatctatcatggctgattCGGATTTCGAAGATGGTCCCGATCTGTTCGCTGAACCGGACGATTATTATCCTCCATCGCCGAAACCAACCACAGAAACCCATACACTACTTTCCGGTCAGACACTGACTCTGCATCTGGTCGGTCACAATCCACTGTGGGGCCATCATCTTTGGAATGCAGGTCGCATAATATCCAACTACTTGGAAAAGAATCCTTCTTTGATTACTTCGAAATCAGTATTAGAGCTTGGTGCAGGTGCAGGTCTTCCAAGTCTTACGTGTGCTTCCCTTCGTGCCCAAAATGTTGTGGTTACGGATTATCCAGATTCGGACCTCATCGATAATCTCAGAAAGAACATCTCGGTATTCTATGAGCAATTTCCCGAGCTGAGGGTGAATGATAAAGAAAGCCTGGTTGCTGAAGGTTATTGTTGGGGCGCTGATCCATCCCCGTTGCTCTCACTTCTACCTtcagaggagaaggaagctGGCTTCGACGTGTTGATACTTGCGGATCTTCTTTTCAATCATTCCGAGCACGCAAAGCTATTGGATTCTATCAAGAAGACtctaaaaaagaataagGATTCTACGGCCTTGGTATTCTTTACCCCATATCGACCTTGGTTGTTGGAAAAGGATTTGGCATTCTTTGACTTGGTACGAGAGGGGGGTATGACTGTTGAGAAGGTCTtagaggagaagatggagaaagtaATGTTCGAAAAGGACAGGGGAGATGAAGAACTGAGAAGGACAGTTTTTGGCTTCGTTGTGAAATGGGCCGAGGAAGATAGTAGTTAATCATCAGCatataaagaattgatttCGGCGGCTGAGCAAGAAACAGGCGAACCAGCCGGCTAAGCTATGCTTCGCTGCCCGGCTCTGGTGCGGATGAGACTATTCTTACCGTCAATCACGGACCTTGAACACCGCAGATGACAATCCATATGGCCTGCGATATATGCGAAAGTCTTTGTACCGCGTAGAGCCAACTTTCGGCCTATGTTGAATTCGATAGAGCGCAGGATTCATCGCTGCAGAGTAGAACAATAATCGCTGGCTGTTCTACCACAATGAACGAACAGTGAAAGCTCTGCACTTGCGCAACAatcatatacacacacaaaaaaTTGCACCTTCAAATTGACCATGTATACCGCCTACCATCAAACAATAAATCCTCACCAACAACACCACTGCTTGCATTAAAATT
The sequence above is drawn from the Botrytis cinerea B05.10 chromosome 11, complete sequence genome and encodes:
- the Bcnnt1 gene encoding Bcnnt1, producing MADSDFEDGPDLFAEPDDYYPPSPKPTTETHTLLSGQTLTLHLVGHNPLWGHHLWNAGRIISNYLEKNPSLITSKSVLELGAGAGLPSLTCASLRAQNVVVTDYPDSDLIDNLRKNISVFYEQFPELRVNDKESLVAEGYCWGADPSPLLSLLPSEEKEAGFDVLILADLLFNHSEHAKLLDSIKKTLKKNKDSTALVFFTPYRPWLLEKDLAFFDLVREGGMTVEKVLEEKMEKVMFEKDRGDEELRRTVFGFVVKWAEEDSS